A section of the Neisseria dumasiana genome encodes:
- a CDS encoding TIGR00730 family Rossman fold protein: MNLYHKLPAPILPEETRREIQARESYHLLKIISEFVESGEELRAIQPAVSIYGSARTPVDHPDYLFTERLSRKLSDAGFSVISGGGPGIMEAANKGAFAGKSPAVGLNIVLPHEQTANPYQNLSIKFQHFFPRKVMFVKHAVAYVVMPGGFGTLDELFESLTLVQTGKTPSRPIILVGKSFWQGMMDWIREQLLGNGMISPEDMDLICLIDDEDEIIEAIFAHYENRPDGLLDPQSTWELGL; encoded by the coding sequence ATGAACCTTTACCACAAATTGCCTGCCCCCATTCTTCCCGAAGAAACCCGCCGCGAAATTCAGGCGCGGGAATCGTATCATTTGTTGAAAATCATTTCCGAATTTGTCGAGTCAGGCGAAGAATTGCGTGCCATCCAGCCTGCCGTGAGCATTTACGGCAGCGCACGCACACCGGTTGATCACCCCGATTACCTGTTTACCGAACGCTTGTCGCGCAAATTGTCGGACGCCGGATTTTCAGTTATTTCGGGCGGCGGGCCGGGCATTATGGAAGCGGCCAACAAAGGCGCGTTTGCGGGCAAAAGCCCTGCCGTGGGTTTGAATATTGTGTTGCCGCACGAGCAAACGGCCAACCCCTATCAAAACCTTTCGATTAAATTCCAGCATTTTTTCCCGCGTAAAGTCATGTTTGTCAAACACGCCGTGGCTTATGTGGTGATGCCCGGCGGCTTCGGTACGCTCGACGAATTGTTTGAAAGCCTGACTTTGGTGCAGACCGGCAAAACGCCGAGCCGCCCGATTATTCTGGTAGGCAAATCTTTCTGGCAGGGCATGATGGATTGGATTCGCGAACAATTGCTCGGCAACGGTATGATTTCACCCGAAGATATGGATTTAATCTGCTTGATAGACGATGAAGACGAAATCATCGAAGCTATCTTCGCCCACTATGAAAACCGCCCCGACGGCTTGCTTGA
- the ggt gene encoding gamma-glutamyltransferase — MKLKNLCSLLAVLGFSAYAQAAPLDASAASSAPVAEHHAPEQGTGLTEQKLVQAKEFMAASANPLATEAGYDILKRGGSAIDAMIAMQTTLSLTEPQSSGLGGGAFLVYWDNTEKKLTTFDARETAPEAVTDKLFLDENGEPLKFMQAVVGGRSVGVPGVPKLLEDVHKRYGKLPWKTLFDKPVELAEQGFAVSPRMAKSIAQNLEQLQRHPATAAYFLPEGKPLEAGTVLKNPEFAKTVKLLAKHGSEPFYSGMPAINIVKTVAAADNPGSITLDDLKSYRVIERTPVCAPYREYEICGMGAPSSGGIALGQIFGILQHFNMRTLGAENILSWRLLGDASRLAFADRDYYVADPQFADVPVDAMLHPAYLKLRAGSIAERYGALPSVSPGGFARTQGKGEGMELPSTSHLVIVDKDGNVVSMTTSIENAFGSTLMANGYLLNNELTDFAFKPVDAEGKAVANSAAGGKRPRSSMAPTIVLKNGQPYLAVGSPGGSRIIGYVAKTLTAHLDWGMDIQQAIDLPNMLNRTGTYELEQNTPAADKAPVLERLGYKVQVRDLNSGVQGIVIHAEGLQGGADPRREGKVMGN, encoded by the coding sequence ATGAAATTAAAAAACTTATGCAGTTTGTTGGCTGTTTTGGGCTTTAGTGCTTATGCGCAGGCTGCACCGCTTGATGCGTCTGCGGCATCATCGGCACCCGTTGCCGAACACCACGCGCCGGAACAGGGAACGGGGCTGACCGAGCAGAAACTGGTGCAGGCGAAAGAATTTATGGCGGCATCGGCCAACCCTTTGGCCACCGAAGCCGGATACGACATTCTGAAACGCGGCGGCAGTGCCATCGACGCCATGATTGCTATGCAAACCACCTTGAGCTTAACCGAACCGCAGTCTTCCGGTTTGGGCGGCGGTGCGTTTTTGGTGTATTGGGACAACACCGAAAAAAAACTGACCACGTTTGATGCGCGGGAAACCGCTCCCGAAGCCGTTACCGACAAGCTTTTTTTAGATGAAAACGGCGAGCCGCTGAAATTTATGCAGGCCGTGGTCGGCGGCCGTTCGGTAGGTGTGCCGGGCGTGCCCAAGCTTTTGGAAGATGTGCATAAACGCTACGGCAAACTGCCGTGGAAAACTCTGTTCGACAAACCCGTTGAGCTGGCGGAACAAGGCTTTGCCGTGTCGCCGCGCATGGCTAAATCCATCGCGCAAAACTTGGAACAGCTGCAACGCCATCCCGCCACCGCCGCATATTTTTTACCCGAAGGCAAACCGCTTGAAGCCGGCACGGTGTTGAAAAACCCCGAATTTGCCAAAACCGTGAAACTTCTGGCCAAGCACGGCAGCGAGCCTTTTTACAGCGGCATGCCCGCCATCAATATCGTGAAAACCGTTGCCGCCGCCGATAACCCCGGCAGCATCACTCTGGATGATTTGAAAAGCTACCGCGTGATCGAGCGCACGCCGGTTTGCGCCCCATACCGCGAATACGAGATCTGCGGCATGGGTGCACCCAGCTCCGGCGGCATCGCTTTGGGGCAGATTTTCGGCATTCTGCAACATTTCAATATGCGCACTTTAGGCGCGGAAAACATTTTGAGCTGGCGTTTGCTTGGAGATGCTTCGCGCTTGGCGTTTGCCGACCGTGATTATTATGTGGCCGACCCGCAATTTGCCGATGTTCCCGTTGATGCGATGCTCCATCCCGCTTACCTGAAACTGCGTGCCGGCTCGATTGCCGAGCGATACGGCGCTTTACCATCGGTCAGCCCCGGCGGATTTGCCCGCACACAGGGCAAAGGCGAAGGCATGGAATTGCCCTCTACCAGCCATTTGGTGATTGTGGATAAAGACGGCAATGTGGTTTCCATGACCACCTCCATCGAAAATGCTTTCGGCTCCACTTTGATGGCCAACGGTTATCTGTTGAATAACGAGTTGACTGATTTTGCTTTCAAACCTGTTGATGCGGAAGGCAAAGCCGTAGCCAACAGTGCGGCAGGCGGCAAACGCCCGCGCTCTTCTATGGCGCCGACCATCGTATTGAAAAACGGCCAACCTTACCTTGCAGTCGGTTCGCCCGGCGGCAGCCGCATCATCGGTTATGTGGCCAAAACCCTAACCGCCCATCTCGATTGGGGCATGGATATCCAGCAAGCTATCGATTTGCCGAATATGCTCAACCGAACCGGCACCTACGAGTTGGAACAAAACACACCGGCTGCCGACAAAGCCCCTGTTTTGGAAAGATTGGGCTATAAAGTTCAGGTGCGCGATTTAAATTCGGGCGTACAGGGCATTGTGATCCATGCCGAAGGCTTGCAGGGCGGAGCCGATCCGCGCCGCGAAGGAAAAGTGATGGGCAATTGA